Proteins encoded together in one Hevea brasiliensis isolate MT/VB/25A 57/8 chromosome 16, ASM3005281v1, whole genome shotgun sequence window:
- the LOC110655292 gene encoding transcription termination factor MTERF4, chloroplastic, with amino-acid sequence MSLYLLRRRKFLILFNNAIAPQQFCAKPSSVSLLIKTPIDPCPQNPQFDGSFRVLPFGFSFSTQSSKFPEYEMPSVTWGVVQGKREKLVNRVIICDYLKSLGIIPDELENLELPSTVEVMKERVEFLQKLGLTIDDFNEYPLILGCSVRKNMIPVFGYLEKIGISRSKLGEFVKNYPQVLHASVVVELMPVVKFLRGLDVEKQDIGYVLQKYPELLGFKLEGTMSTSVAYLVSIGVNPRDIGPMVTQFPYFLGMRVGTTIKPLVDYLVALGLPKKIVARMLEKRTYVLGYDLEETVKPNADCLISFGIRRESLPSVIAQYPQILGLPLKAKLSSQQYFFNLKLKIDPDGFAQVIEKMPQIASLNQHVIMKPVQFLLGRGIPSEDVAKMVVKCPQLVALRVPLMKNSYYFFKSEMGRPLNELVDFPEYFTYSLESRIKPRYQRLQSKGLRCSMNWFLNCSDQRFEERLQGDYIDSENQGPSFCMGGKLELPGFEVVSDEEDESDDEVLYRRTVSL; translated from the coding sequence ATGAGCTTGTACTTGcttagaagaagaaaatttttaatcttattcAACAATGCTATTGCTCCACAACAATTTTGTGCAAAACCCTCTTCAGTATCGTTGTTAATCAAAACCCCAATAGACCCATGTCCCCAAAACCCTCAATTTGATGGCTCTTTTAGGGTTTTACCATTTGGTTTTTCATTTTCAACACAGTCCTCTAAGTTCCCCGAGTATGAGATGCCTTCGGTCACTTGGGGTGTGGTCCAAGGCAAGAGAGAGAAGCTGGTTAATCGTGTTATAATATGTGATTACCTTAAGTCTTTGGGGATAATTCCTGATGAATTGGAAAACCTAGAACTGCCGTCAACAGTTGAGGTGATGAAGGAGCGTGTTGAGTTCTTGCAGAAGTTGGGATTAACCATTGATGATTTTAATGAGTACCCTTTAATCCTAGGATGCAGTGTGCGGAAAAACATGATACCTGTGTTTGGGTACTTGGAAAAGATTGGCATTAGTAGGTCTAAACTAGGGGAGTTTGTTAAGAACTATCCACAAGTGTTGCATGCAAGTGTTGTTGTTGAGCTTATGCCAGTTGTTAAATTTCTTCGTGGGCTAGATGTGGAGAAACAGGATATTGGGTATGTTCTGCAAAAATATCCTGAGCTTCTTGGCTTTAAGCTTGAAGGAACAATGAGTACTTCTGTGGCTTATCTTGTAAGCATTGGCGTTAATCCTAGAGATATTGGACCAATGGTGACACAATTTCCATACTTTCTAGGGATGAGAGTAGGGACTACAATTAAGCCACTTGTTGATTATTTGGTTGCTTTGGGTTTGCCGAAGAAAATAGTGGCTAGGATGCTGGAGAAGCGGACTTATGTTCTTGGATATGATCTTGAAGAGACTGTTAAGCCAAATGCGGATTGTTTAATTAGTTTTGGCATAAGAAGGGAATCACTACCTTCAGTTATAGCACAGTATCCACAGATTCTTGGGTTGCCTTTAAAGGCTAAGCTATCTTCACAGCAGTATTTCTTCAACTTGAAGCTCAAGATTGATCCTGATGGGTTTGCACAAGTGATAGAAAAGATGCCACAGATTGCTAGCCTTAACCAACATGTGATTATGAAACCAGTACAGTTTCTTTTGGGGCGAGGAATCCCATCTGAGGATGTAGCAAAGATGGTTGTAAAATGTCCGCAGTTAGTTGCATTGCGAGTACCACTCATGAAGAACAGCTATTACTTTTTCAAGAGTGAAATGGGGAGGCCTTTGAATGAACTTGTGGATTTTCCTGAATATTTTACATATAGCCTGGAATCCAGAATCAAGCCAAGATACCAGAGGCTGCAAAGCAAGGGGCTCAGGTGTTCAATGAATTGGTTCCTCAACTGTAGTGACCAGAGATTTGAGGAAAGATTGCAAGGTGATTATATTGATTCAGAAAATCAGGGTCCATCATTCTGTATGGGTGGGAAGTTAGAACTACCAGGCTTTGAGGTTGTGTCAGATGAGGAAGATGAGAGTGATGATGAAGTACTTTACAGGCGAACTGTTTCTCTTTAA
- the LOC110642949 gene encoding uncharacterized protein LOC110642949: MNSPNPVHDEDDHDEGEVFLDESDIIREVTVDDEDLPDADDYGGSDDEIAEGIDDSMHIFTGHTGELYTVACSPTDPTLVATGGQDDKGFLWKIGLGDWASELQGHTDSVSSLAFSTDGLLLASGGMDGFVQIWDASSGNFKYKFENPGGEIEWVRWHPRGHLVLAGSEDSNAWMWNADKGAFLNMFSGHGGRVTCGDFTPDGKTICTGSDDATLRIWNPRSGENVHVVRGHPYHTAGLTCLALSSDSTLAITGSQDNSVHVVNITTGKVVSSLVSHSDSVECVGLAPSSPWAATGSLDQKLIIWDLQHSSPRSTCDHEDGVACLTWLGASKYLATGCLDGKIRVWDSLSGDCIRTFSGHAGAIQSLSVSANLDFLVSASIDGTARVFEIAEFR, translated from the exons ATGAATAGTCCAAATCCAGTCCACGACGAAGATGATCATGATGAAGGCGAGGTTTTCCTCGACGAGTCTGATATCATCCGCGAAGTTACCGTCGACGACGaag ATCTTCCCGATGCGGACGATTATGGTGGCTCTGATGATGAAATTGCTG AAGGAATTGATGACTCTATGCACATATTCACTGGTCATACTG GTGAACTCTATACCGTTGCCTGCAGTCCAACGGATCCTACATTAGTGGCAACTGGGGGCCAGGATGACAAAGGGTTTCTTTGGAAGATTGGTCTAGGAGATTGGGCTTCTGAACTCCAGG GTCACACTGATTCTGTATCTAGTTTAGCCTTTAGTACGGATGGACTGTTGCTTGCATCTGGGGGGATGGATGGATTTGTCCAAATTTGGGATGCTTCATCAggaaactttaaatataaatttgaaaatcCTGGAGGGGAAATTGAG TGGGTCAGATGGCATCCAAGAGGGCATCTTGTCTTGGCTGGTTCTGAGGACTCTAATGCCTGGATGTGGAATGCTGATAAAGGTGCCTTTCTTAATATGTTCTCTGGACATGGCGGTAGGGTCACTTGTGGAGATTTTACCCCTGATG GCAAAACAATCTGCACTGGATCTGATGATGCAACCTTGAGGATATGGAATCCAAGGAGTGGAGAAAATGTTCATGTTGTAAGAG GTCATCCATATCACACTGCAGGACTGACGTGCCTGGCGCTGAGTTCAGATTCTACTCTTGCCATTACTGGTTCGCAGGACAATTCTGTCCATGTTGTGAATATAACAACTGGGAAG GTGGTTAGTTCTCTGGTTTCTCACTCAGATTCAGTTGAATGTGTTGGGCTTGCACCAAG TTCCCCTTGGGCTGCAACGGGAAGCTTGGATCAGAAGCTTATCATTTGGGATCTGCAGCATTCATCACCTCGCTCCACATGTGACCATGAG GATGGAGTTGCATGCTTGACATGGCTTGGCGCATCTAAATACCTAGCTACAGGATGTTTGGATGGAAAAATAAGAGTATGGGATAGTCTCTCTGGTGATTGCATAAGAACTTTCAGTGGACACGCTGGTGCCATTCAATCTCTCTCTGTGTCTGCTAATCTGGATTTCCTTGTTTCGGCTTCTATTGATGGAACTGCAAGAGTGTTTGAGATTGCAGAGTTTCGGTAA
- the LOC110672114 gene encoding ATP synthase delta chain, chloroplastic, translated as MAALLNTPVSLQSKIPPSARLSTALSSQKPLNISFSATFPSIKLTSIASTHRSGGAIGAKMAATAAGSYAAALADVAKSNNTLDSTSADVEKIEKLFADPQLYDFFSNPTIDAEKKRQLLDEIVKSSELQPHTANFLNILVDAKRIDLVKDIVKEFEMVYNKLTDTELAVVTSVVKLESQHLAQIAKQVQKLTGAKNVRIKTVLDPSLVAGFTVRFGISGSKLIDLSVKKQLDEIAAQLDLV; from the coding sequence ATGGCAGCGCTTCTCAACACCCCAGTTTCCCTCCAGTCCAAAATCCCACCATCTGCACGACTCTCAACAGCCCTTTCGTCTCAAAAACCCCTCAACATCTCTTTCTCCGCCACTTTCCCCTCTATCAAACTCACTTCCATCGCCTCCACCCACCGTAGCGGCGGCGCTATCGGAGCGAAAATGGCTGCAACCGCCGCTGGTAGTTACGCGGCAGCCCTGGCTGATGTCGCTAAGTCGAACAACACTCTAGACTCGACCTCCGCCGACGTGGAAAAAATCGAGAAGCTCTTTGCGGATCCGCAATTGTACGACTTTTTCTCCAACCCAACAATCGACGCCGAGAAGAAGCGCCAACTGCTGGATGAAATTGTTAAGTCGTCGGAGCTCCAGCCCCACACTGCAAATTTCTTGAACATCTTGGTCGATGCCAAGCGCATCGACTTGGTGAAAGATATCGTGAAGGAATTCGAGATGGTGTACAATAAATTGACGGATACTGAGCTTGCGGTCGTGACATCTGTTGTGAAGTTGGAGTCACAGCACTTAGCCCAGATAGCGAAGCAAGTGCAGAAACTCACCGGAGCTAAGAACGTGAGGATTAAGACGGTGCTTGACCCTAGCTTGGTGGCTGGGTTCACTGTAAGATTTGGGATCTCGGGTTCTAAGCTGATTGATCTGAGTGTGAAGAAGCAGTTGGATGAAATTGCTGCGCAGCTTGAtcttgtttga
- the LOC110642940 gene encoding uncharacterized protein LOC110642940, whose protein sequence is MSMLDSFFNKGFKAAKCKTLLKLTTPRIKLLRNRREIQVKQMRRDIAKLLETGQEATARIRVEHIIREENMMAAQEILELFCELISVRLPIIEVQRECPLDLKEAISSICFAAPRCADLPELLQVQMLFAFKYGKEFIAAATELMPECGVNRQLIELLSVRAPSPEVKLKLLKEIAEEHELDWDPAASEKELLKKHEDLLNGPTQFVSGSKLPLPEEKHNEALNSVPDHSHNKDPDSDSDFEELDFPEVPKVSLRPNANAASAPEMEPIPDSAQRSIDSESSNHSATSENLAQGSHLENEDGTEEKLVAAKEEMPNIMVGANKEKQFVPFMSPLSVASTPLSTRPSSLPPTSRTKSEANVDLQDVLAAAQAAAETAERAAAAARSAATLAQARISELTKKNSEKFPEDSNENPFHTDTLDQSATTEKPHFDHQHSFDPTGVDRDSHQLHEDHQPSKLHDLPSFGKLNTEYDSPPSDHVREQGSFHHQPQRLPSMDDESYFSYPNLFTPQNPNVGTNAQSVTDNSHSIH, encoded by the exons ATGTCGATGCTCGATTCCTTCTTCAACAAGGGCTTTAAAGCTGCGAAATG TAAAACCCTGCTTAAGTTGACTACACCGCGTATAAAGTTGCTGAGGAATAGGAGAGAGATTCAGGTAAAGCAAATGCGTCGAGACATTGCTAAGCTTCTTGAGACTGGCCAAGAAGCGACTGCTCGCATTCGG GTAGAGCATATAATAAGAGAAGAAAACATGATGGCTGCTCAAGAGATCCTTGAGCTATTCTGCGAGCTTATTTCTGTGCGCCTTCCAATCATTGAAGTACAAAG GGAGTGTCCTTTAGACTTGAAAGAAGCAATATCTAGCATCTGTTTTGCTGCACCAAGATGCGCAGATCTGCCAGAGTTGTTGCAGGTTCAAATGCTATTTGCTTTCAAATATGGAAAGGAATTTATAGCTGCTGCAACTGAGCTTATGCCAGAATGTGGTGTCAATCGACAG TTGATAGAACTCTTATCTGTTCGTGCTCCTTCACCTGAAGTAAAATTGAAACTTCTGAAGGAAATTGCTGAAGAGCATGAATTAGATTGGGATCCAGCTGCCTCTGAAAAGGAGCTTTTGAAAAAACATGAAGATTTATTG AATGGTCCAACACAATTTGTTAGTGGGTCTAAGTTGCCCCTTCCAGAAGAGAAACATAATGAAGCATTGAACTCTGTTCCTGATCATTCCCATAATAAGGACCCTGATTCAGATTCAGACTTTGAAGAATTAGATTTTCCCGAAGTCCCTAAAGTGTCTTTACGGCCAAATGCCAATGCCGCCTCAGCACCAGAAATGGAACCTATACCAGATTCTGCACAGCGTAGCATTGATAGTGAATCATCAAATCACTCTGCAACCTCTGAAAATCTAGCTCAGGGATCTCATTTGGAAAATGAGGATGGGACTGAAGAAAAGCTAGTGGCTGCCAAGGAAGAAATGCCCAATATTATGGTAGGTGCCAACAAAGAAAAACAATTTGTGCCATTTATGTCTCCCCTATCAGTAGCTTCTACACCCCTTTCAACAAGGCCGAGTAGTTTGCCTCCTACCTCAAGGACAAAAAGCGAGGCCAATGTAGATCTGCAGGATGTTTTAGCTGCTGCTCAAGCTGCTGCAGAAACTGCTGAACGTGCAGCAGCAGCAGCCCGCTCAGCAGCTACTCTTGCACAGGCCAGGATTAGTGAGCTCACCAAGAAAAATAGTGAGAAGTTCCCTGAGGATAGTAATGAGAATCCATTTCATACAGATACTCTTGATCAATCAGCTACTACAGAAAAGCCACATTTTGATCATCAACATTCTTTTGATCCTACGGGTGTTGATCGTGACTCACATCAACTTCATGAAGACCACCAGCCATCAAAATTACATGATCTTCCTTCCTTCGGAAAACTCAACACTGAATATGATTCTCCTCCAAGTGATCATGTTCGTGAGCAAGGTTCTTTTCATCACCAGCCACAGAGGCTGCCTTCAATGGATGATGAGTCATACTTCTCGTACCCAAATTTGTTTACGCCTCAGAACCCAAATGTTGGAACCAATGCTCAATCTGTGACAGATAATTCCCACTCCATCCATTAG
- the LOC110642931 gene encoding somatic embryogenesis receptor kinase 2-like, protein MMERKVGALVFVWLIFLLHPLWLALCNTEGDALHSLRSNLVDPNNVLQSWDPTLVNPCTWFHVTCNNDNSVIRVDLGNAALSGQLVPQLGLLKNLQYLELYSNNISGPIPGDLGNLTSLVSLDLYLNSFTGPIPESLGKLSKLRFLRLNNNSLVGRIPMSLTNISSLQVLDLSNNRLSGVVPDNGSFSMFTPISFANNLDLCGPVTGHPCPGSPPFAPPPPFVPLPPISSQGGNTATGAIAGGVAAGAALLFAAPALAFAWWRRRKPQEFFFDVPAEEDPEVHLGQLKRFSLRELQVATDSFSNKNILGRGGFGKVYKGRLADGSLVAVKRLKEERTPGGELQFQTEVEMISMAVHRNLLRLRGFCMTPTERLLVYPYMANGSVASCLRERSPSQPPLDWPTRKRIALGSARGLSYLHDHCDPKIIHRDVKAANILLDEDFEAVVGDFGLAKLMDYKDTHVTTAVRGTIGHIAPEYLSTGKSSEKTDVFGYGIMLLELITGQRAFDLARLANDDDVMLLDWVKGLLKEKKLEMLVDPDLQNKYVEAEVEQLIQVALLCTQGSPMERPKMSEVVRMLEGDGLAERWDEWQKVEVLRQEVELAPHPNSDWIVDSTENLHAVELSGPR, encoded by the exons GTGATGCTTTGCACAGCCTGAGAAGCAACTTGGTTGATCCTAACAATGTCCTGCAGAGTTGGGATCCTACCCTTGTGAATCCTTGCACATGGTTTCATGTCACCTGCAACAATGATAATAGCGTTATAAGAGT TGATCTTGGAAATGCTGCTTTGTCTGGTCAGCTTGTTCCACAACTTGGCCTACTTAAAAACCTGCAATACTT GGAGCTCTATAGTAATAACATAAGTGGACCAATTCCTGGTGATCTTGGGAACTTGACTAGCTTGGTGAGCTTGGatctttacttgaatagttttactGGTCCCATCCCAGAAAGTTTGGGCAAGCTGTCAAAATTACGATTCCT CCGGCTTAACAACAACAGCTTGGTGGGTCGCATTCCTATGTCATTGACAAATATTTCATCACTGCAAGTGTT GGATCTATCAAACAACCGTCTCTCTGGAGTTGTTCCTGATAATGGTTCCTTCTCGATGTTCACTCCCATTAG TTTTGCTAATAACTTGGATCTGTGTGGGCCAGTTACTGGGCATCCCTGCCCAGGTTCTCCTCCATTTGCACCTCCTCCTCCATTTGTTCCGCTACCCCCAATTTCCTCACAAG GTGGGAATACTGCAACTGGTGCAATTGCTGGAGGAGTAGCTGCTGGTGCAGCCTTACTATTTGCTGCCCCTGCATTAGCATTTGCTTGGTGGCGTCGTAGGAAACCTCAGGAATTCTTCTTTGATGTACCTG CCGAAGAGGATCCTGAAGTTCATCTAGGACAACTTAAAAGGTTTTCACTGCGAGAATTACAAGTTGCGACAGATAGTTTCAGCAACAAAAACATTCTTGGTAGAGGAGGATTTGGTAAGGTTTACAAAGGACGTTTAGCAGATGGCTCATTGGTGGCTGTAAAGAGACTGAAAGAAGAGCGTACACCGGGAGGGGAGTTGCAGTTTCAAACAGAAGTGGAGATGATAAGCATGGCTGTGCATCGGAATCTCCTTAGATTACGCGGGTTTTGCATGACACCAACTGAACGACTCCTTGTTTATCCCTACATGGCAAATGGAAGTGTTGCATCATGTTTAAGAG AGCGCTCACCATCTCAACCTCCTCTTGATTGGCCAACACGGAAGCGAATTGCATTGGGATCAGCTAGGGGTCTATCTTATTTGCATGATCATTGTGACCCAAAGATTATTCATCGAGATGTTAAAGCTGCAAATATTTTGTTGGATGAGGATTTTGAGGCTGTTGTTGGGGATTTCGGGTTGGCTAAGCTGATGGACTACAAGGATACTCATGTCACTACTGCTGTCCGTGGTACAATAGGGCACATAGCTCCAGAGTACCTTTCTACTGGAAAATCATCTGAAAAAACTGATGTTTTTGGGTATGGGATCATGCTTCTGGAGCTAATTACTGGACAGAGGGCTTTTGACCTTGCTAGGCTTGCAAACGATGATGATGTTATGTTACTTGATTGG GTGAAAGGACTTCTTAAAGAGAAAAAGTTAGAAATGCTGGTTGATCCTGATCTCCAGAACAAATACGTAGAAGCTGAGGTGGAGCAGTTAATCCAGGTTGCACTACTCTGTACACAAGGCTCCCCAATGGAACGGCCTAAAATGTCAGAAGTGGTTAGAATGCTTGAAGGGGATGGCTTGGCGGAGAGATGGGATGAGTGGCAAAAAGTGGAAGTTCTCCGGCAGGAGGTGGAGCTAGCCCCTCATCCTAATTCTGACTGGATTGTAGACTCAACAGAAAATTTGCATGCAGTAGAGTTATCTGGTCCAAGGTGA